CTGTCGCCCGACGCCGCGTTGAAGCGGCTGATGGAGGGTAACGCGCGTTACGTCGACGGCGTGTCGCGGCGCCATGACTTCAAACACGAGCGCGAGGCGCTGGTCGGTGGCCAGAACCCGTTTGCGGCGGTGTTGAGCTGTGCCGACTCGCGTATCGCGCCGGAATACGCCTTCGACACCGGCCGCGGCGACCTCTTCGTCTGCCGCGTCGCCGGAAATTTTGCCGGCAACGAGACCGTCGCCAGCCTGGAATATGCGGTGGCCGTGCTCGGCGCACCGCTGATCCTCGTCCTGGGCCATGAAAGTTGCGGCGCGGTCGATGCGACGCTGAAGGCGCTCAAGGACAACAAGCAGCCGCCGGGACACATTCCCTCGCTGGTCGATGCGATCGCGCCCGCCGCCAGGGCGGCGATGCAGCAGGGTGGGGATGTCCTCGACAAGGCGATGCGGCAGAACGTGATCGATAACGTCGCGAAAGTGAAGTCGGCCGCGCCGATCCTCAATGCAGCCACGGAACAGGGCAAGCTCAAGGTCGTGGGCGGCATCTACCGCCTCGCGACGGGGACGGTCGATCTGATTGCGCAGGGCTGAGCCATCTGGCCGGGAAGCGCGCCGTTCTCGCGTTCGCGAAGCTTACGCGGACCTGACTTCGAAAGGCGCGGCCATGCCGGCGCCTCAATCCAAGCCTTTCGTTCAAGCACCGTTCAGCCTGCCGCGCGTCTGATGCGCGGCAGCAAACTCAACAACAAAAGCGGGCAAGCAAGCCATGCGTGGCACACACAAGGCCTTCATCTGCTTCTTCCTGCCGATCCTGTTCATCGCGGTGAGCGGGCTCGTCGGTCCGGCCCAGGCGCAGCAGGAGGAAAAACGCATTGCGCTCGTGGTCGGCAACGGCGCCTACGCCAAGTCGCCGCTGGCGACGACCGCGAACGATGCCGGCCTGATCGCGCAGACACTGCAGGCGGCGGGGTTCGACGTCGTCGGCGCACGCGACCTCGACGGCGACACGCTGCGCAAGAGCTTTCGCGATTTCATCCAGAAGGCACAGGCTTCGGGGCCGGGCACGGTCGCGATGATCTACCTGGCCGGCTATGGTGTGCAGCTCGCCGGCGAGAACTATTTCATTCCGGTCGATTCCAACATCACGCGTGACACCGATATTCCGACCGAGGCGCTGCGCATCAGCGACTATGTCCGCCAGCTCGCCGCCATTCCGCTCAAGGCGAACATCGTCGTGCTCGATGCGGCGCGGGCGCAGTCGTTCATCGAGGGCGGCCAGCCGATCGCGAGCGGGCTCGCGCTGGTCGAGCCCGAGGCGAACATGCTGATCGCCTTCAACGCGGCGCCGGGCACAGTGGCGCCCGAGGAGCCCGGGCCCTACGGCATCTACGCGCAATCGCTGGCAGAAATGATCCGCACCGGAGGCCTGTCGCTGCCCGAAGTGTTCGACCGCGTCCGCTTGCGCGTCAACGAGGCCGGCAAGGGCGCGCAGGTGCCCTGGGACGATCAGAAGATCAGCGCGCAGTTCAGCTTTTTCGAGCGCGCGCCGGACGCGCCGCCGCCGCAGGCCGCACCGGATCAGGTCGCCGCGATCCGCAACAAGCCGATGCGCGATCTCGGCGTGCAGGATGCCTATGCGGCCGCGCTCGAGCGCGACACGCTGCCGGTCTATGAGGAATTTCTCGCCGCCTATCCCGGCGATCCCTTGGCCAAGCGGGTGATAGCGATCGTGGCGGCGCGCCGCGAGGCGATCACATGGCGGCGAACCTACCGGACCGATACTCCGGAGGCCTATTGGTCGTATTTGCGCCGCTATCCACGCGGTCCGCATGCGGCCGATGCGCGCCGTCGTCTCGCGATCCTGACGGCGCCGGCCGAGCCGCCGCCGAGCTTTGCGATGATCGACTATGACGTGCCGCCACCTCCACCGGAGGAGGTGGTCTATGTCGACCGTCCCGTGCTGTACTTCAGCGACCCCGATTTCGGCTTCGCGCCGCCGCCACCGCCGCCGGTCTACTATCTGCCGCCGCCGCCACCGGACTTCGTCGAGCTGCCGCCGCCGCTTCCGGTGGTGGGCCTGTTCGTCCTGCCGCAGCCGGTGTTCGTGCCGATCCCGGTGTTCGTGCGGCCGCCGGTCTATGTCGCGCCGCCGCCGAACAACATCATCTATCAGAACATCCACAACACCACGGTCATCAACACCGTGATCAACCGGCCGCCGGCACCGGCTCCGGCAGCGGGCTCTGCAGCGGGACCGGGCAGCCTGGCGCCGGCCGTGGCCGGCCGTGCGAATCCGGCGGGTCCGGCGGTCCCACAGGCGGTCGCGCAACGCGCCGCCCTGATCCAGCAAGGCAAGGCGCCGATGCCGCCGAGCGCGGCGATCCATCCGGCAGCAAGGCCAGGGACGCCTGCGCCGACGCCGGCGAATGTCGCGCCGACGGCCGCACCGACCGCAGCGCCGCAGACGAAGCTGCCTGCGGCCAATACGCTGCCGGTCCCGGGTGCTCATGGTGGTCCGCCCGCGCCGGTGGGGGCAGGGGCTTTGCCGAACGGCAGGCCCGCTCCGACCGCGACCGCGCCGAGCAGCAACACGCCTTCGGCCCATCCGCCCGGACCGGCGACAGCCACGGCGCCTGCCGGGACCGCGGCGACGCCGACCAACCACGCGGCTCCGGGCCATCCGCCGGGACCGGCGACAGCCACAGCGCCTGCCGGGACCGCGGTGACGACGCCCGGCCAGCCGCCGAAGCCCGGTGCGCAGCCTCCGGCTGCGGCGGGGCCGGCGGATCGTGCCAAGGCGGCGACGCGCGAGCCGACCACCGCTGTGCCGCCGCCGGGAGCAGCCGGTAAGCCTCCGGCCGCGGCTGCAAGGCCGGTCGTCCCGCCGCCGGTCGCGCGCGAACAGGTCAGGCCCCAGAATCAGCGATCGGCGCCGCCGCCGCAGGCGGCCCGACCGGCGGCCCCGCCGCCCCGGCCGCAAGCCGTGGCGCGGCCCACGCCGCCGCCTCCGCCGCCGCGGGTGGCGCCACCCCCGCCGGCGCGGGTAGCGCCACCGGTTGCAGCCGCACGCCCTGCGCCGCCGCCTGTGGCACGACCAGCGCCACCGCCACCGGCGGCCCGGCCGGCGCCGCCCCCGCCGCCGCCTCACGTGGCCGCAGCGCCGCCGCGTCCGGCGGCACCTCCGCCACGCCCGGCGGCCCCGCCCCCGGCGGCGAAGAAATGCCCGCCGAACCAGCCGAAATGCTAGGGATCAGGACGGAATTCGGGGAAGGGGCCTTTCGCGGACTGTAGGCGTCGCGAAAGGCCCTTATTTCCTTGCTTCTGGCCGAAATCGCGCTATATAGCGCGCCATCTCACACGGAAACATGGCTCACAAGGCCGTCCGGTGGCAGCCGGGGCGAGAACGCTCCGTTTTGCTCACACGTTTCCGGAGGAACCAACCGGAGAATCAGATCTATGGCGCTACCCGATTTCACCATGCGTCAGCTCCTCGAGGCTGGCGTGCACTTTGGTCACCAATCCCACCGCTGGAATCCGAAAATGGCGCCGTTCATTTTCGGGACCCGCAACAACATCCACATCGTCGATCTCGCTCAGACCGTGCCGATGCTGCACCAGGCCCTTCAGGCCGTCAGCGATACGGTTGCAAAGGGCGGCCGCATTCTGTTCGTCGGCACCAAGCGCCAGGCGCAGGACGGTGTTGCCGATGCTGCCAAGCGCTGTGCGCAGTACTTCGTCAATTCGCGCTGGCTCGGCGGCACGCTGACCAACTGGAAGACGATCTCGGCGTCGATCAAGCGCCTGCGCCATCTCGACGAGGTGCTGTCCTCGGGCGAGGCCAACTCCTACACCAAGAAGGAGCGCCTGACGCTGCAGCGCGAGCGCGACAAGCTCGACCGTTCGCTCGGCGGCATCAAGGACATGGGCGGCTTGCCCGACATGATCTTCGTGATCGACACCAACAAGGAAGACATCGCGATCCAGGAAGCCCAGCGGCTCAACATCCCGGTCGCAGCGATCGTCGACACCAATTCGGATCCGAAGGGCATCACCTATGTGGTGCCGGGCAATGACGACGCGGGCCGCGCGATCTCGCTCTATTGCGATCTCATCGCGCGCGCGGCGATCGACGGCATCTCGCGGGCCCAGGGCGATTCCGGCGTCGACATCGGTGCATCGGCCCAGCCGCTTGCCGAGGATCTGCCGACCACCGGCGGCTTCCAGGGCCTTGCCGGTCCCCGCGGCACCGCCGACGACCTCAAGAAGCTCCCGGGCGTGTCGGGCGCGATCGAGAAGAAGTTCAACGACCTCGGCATCTTCCACTTCTGGCAGCTCGCCGAGCTCGATCACGACACCGCGCACAAGATCGGCGAAGAAGTCGGTCTGCCAAGCCGCGCGGACGCCTGGGTGGCCAAGGCCAAGGCGCTGACCGCGGAAGCGGAATAGTCAAAAAGAGCGATGGGTTGGCCGGTTAGGTTCCGGCCACCATTTCAGTTGACGCGAATTCCTGAGATGGACCGCGGCGGGGCAGTTTGAGCGCCACGCCGCGGCAAACCGGCAGGCAAGAAGGATTTTCAAATGGCAACGATCACAGCAGCGATGGTCAAGGACCTGCGCGAGTCCACCGGCGCAGGCATGATGGACTGCAAGGCCGCGCTCACCGAGACCAATGGCGACATGGAAGCGGCGCAGGACTGGCTGCGCAAGAAGGGCCTGTCCAAGGCCGCCAAGAAGTCCGGCCGTGTCGCGGCCGAAGGCCTGATCGGCGCGCTCACCAAGGGCAACAAGGGCGTCGTGGTCGAGGTCAACTCCGAGACCGACTTCGTCGCGCGCAACGGCCAGTTCCAGGGCCTCGTCAAGATGATCGCCCAGGTCGCGTTCGACGTCGGCGCCGATGTCGAGAAGATCAAGGCCGCCAAGGTCGGCGACGTCACGATCGAGGCTGCGGTCAATGATGCGATCGCCACCATCGGCGAGAACATGACGTTGCGTCGCGCCGCTTCGCTCGAAGTGAGCCAGGGCGTGGTGTCGAGCTACGTGCATGGCGCCGTCGTCGAAGGCGCCGGAAAGATGGGCGTGATCGTGGCGCTGGAATCGTCCGGCAAGGCCGACGAGCTCGCGGTGCTCGGCCGCCAGATCGCGATGCATGTCGCGGCCGCCAACCCGCTGGCGCTCGATCCCGCCGGCCTCGATCCCGCGGTCGTCAAGCGCGAGAAGGACGTGCTCGCCGACAAGTACCGCCAGCAGGGCAAGCCGGAGAACGTGATCGAGAAGATCGTCGAGTCCGGCCTCAAGACCTATTACAAGGAAGTCTGTCTGCTCGAGCAGGCCTTCATCCACGACACCGGCAAGTCGGTGGCGCAGGCGGTCAAGGAAGCCGAGGGCAAGGTCGGCGGTCCCGTGAAGATTGCGGGCTTCGTGCGCTATGCTCTCGGTGAGGGAATCGAGAAGCAGGAAAGCGACTTCGCGGCCGAAGTCGCGGCGGCTAGCGGCAAGAAGTAAGCGCCGGAACGTTCCTTCCGGCGTGCCGCCGGAAGCGGCGCCCGGACAAGGAAAGTGCTCGCTCATGACTGATCCGGTCTATCGTCGCGTGGTGATCAAGCTGTCCGGCGAATATCTCGCTGGACAGCAGGGGTTTGGCATCGATCAGCCGACCGTCGACCGGGTCGCCGATGATCTGATCGCGGCGCGCCATCTCGGCGCCGAGGTCGCGGTGGTGATCGGCGGCGGCAATATCGTGCGCGGCGTCGAGGTGTCCTCCCGGGGCGTGTCGCGCCCGACCGGCGACACCATGGGCATGCTCGCCACCATGATGAACTGCCTTGCGCTGGAAGCGGCGATCGAGCGCAAGGGAACGCCGGCGCGGACGCTCTCGGCGTTCGTCATGCCCGAGATTTCCGAACTGTTCACCCGCACTGCGGCGCACAAATATCTCGCCGAAGGCCGTATCGTGCTGCTTGGCGGCGGAACCGGCAACCCGTTCTTCACGACGGACACCACCGCAGTGCTGCGCGCCGCCGAGATCGGCGCACAGGCGGTTTTGAAGGCGACCAATGTCGACGGCGTCTACTCGGCCGATCCGAAGAAGGATCCGGCCGCCAAGCGATTCGACCGCTTGACCCATTCACAGGCGATCGAGGGCGGCTACAAGGTGATGGATGCGACCGCCTTCGCGCTTGCCCGCGAGACGTCGCTGCCTATCATCGTGTTCTCGATCGCCGAGCCCGGTTCGATCGGCGCCATTCTGCGCGGCGTCGGCCACGGGACGATCGTCGCTGGCTGACGGCCCATCGGGCGCCCCGAGACGGGTGCTGGGCACGCCGCCTGGTTTTTGAAGGAGAAGCGTGATGGCCACGGGTAATTTCGACATCAACGAATTGAAACGCCGCATGCAGGGCGCCACCCAATCCCTCAAGCATGAGCTCGGTGGCCTGCGCACGGGGCGCGCATCGGCATCGATGCTGGACCCGGTCCAGGTCGAAGCCTACGGCAGCCACATGCCGCTCAACCAGCTCGCGACCGTCAGCGTGCCGGAGCCGCGGCTGATCTCGGTGCAGGTCTGGGACAAGTCGATGGTCAAGCCTGTCGAGAAGGCGATCGTCGATTCCAATCTCGGTCTGTCGCCGGCGACGGAAGGGCAGGTGCTTCGCCTGCGCATTCCCGAGCTCAACGAGGAGCGGCGCAAGGAACTGGTCAAGGTCGCGCACAAATATGCCGAGGCCGCCAAGGTCGCGGTGCGCCACGTCCGCCGCGACGGCCTCGACGTTCTCAAGAAGCTCGAGAAGAACCACGAAATGTCCGAGGACGACCAAGAGCGTCTCGCCAACGACGTGCAGAAGGCGACCGACGGCACCATCGCCGAGATCGACCAGCTCCTGGCCGCCAAGGAAAAAGAAATCCTCACCGTCTAGAGCTGTCTTCATGTCCAACGCCGCCGCGCCCGTCACGGAAGGACCCGACCGGTCCGAGGCGCCAGCGCATGTCGCCATCATCATGGATGGCAACGGGCGCTGGGCGGCTGCGCGCGGCCTGCCGCGGGCCGAAGGCCATCGACGCGGCGTCGAGGCGCTACGCCGCGTCGTGCGTGCGTCGCACGAGCTCGGCATTCGTTACCTCACGATCTTCTCGTTCAGCTCGGAAAACTGGTCGCGCCCGGCAAGCGAGATCGGCGATCTCTTCGGCCTGCTGCGGCGTTTCATCCGCAACGATCTGGCGACCCTGCATCGCGACGGCGTCAAGGTGCGCATCATCGGCGAGCGGGAAGGGTTGGATAACGACATCTGCGCCCTGCTGAACGAGGCCGAGGAGCTGACGCGCAACAACACCCGGCTCACGCTCGTCGTCGCATTTAACTACGGTTCGCGGCAGGAAATTGCGAAGGCCGCGCAAAGGCTCGCGCGCGAGGTCGCGGAGGGCCGGCGCGATCCGGCCTCGATCGACGCCGAGACGCTCGGCGCCCGTCTGGATGCGCCCGACATCCCCGATCCCGACCTGATCATCCGCACCAGCGGCGAGCAGCGGCTGTCCAATTTCCTGATGTGGCAGGCCGCCTATAGCGAGCTCGTCTTCGTGCCGATCCACTGGCCCGACTTCGACAAGGCGGCGCTCGAAGGCGCGATCGCGGAATTCGCCAGGCGCGAGCGCCGTTTCGGCGGCCTGGTCGCGAAAACCGCCTCGTGAGCGAACGCGACGCCGCACCGGCGGGCTCGACGCCGGCCTCGAGCAATCTCGTGATGCGGGTGGCCGCAGCGATCGTGCTGGCGCCGCTCGCCATTGCGCTCGCCTATGCCGGCGGCTGGCTATGGGCGTTCCTCGTCACCCTGGTGTCGATCGGACTGTTCGCGGAATGGCTGATGGTGGTGGGAGCGGCGGCGGTCGCCCTGACCGCGTCCGGGACGATCGTCCTTGCGATCATGGGGTTCTGTGTCGCCTTTGGCGCGCTCAAAGCCGCCGTCATCATCGGCTTCATCGGCGGCGCGGTGATTGCGTTGCTCGCCGCAGGCAAGCGCGTCTGGGCCGCTGCCGGCTTTGCCTACGCGTCGGCTGCGCTGCTCGCCTCGATCCTGGTGCGGCAGGATCCCGTCAATGGCTTCGTCGCATTGATGTTCGTGCTGCTTGTGGTGTGGGCGACGGACATCGGAGGCTATTTCGCCGGCCGCGGCATTGGCGGACCGAAGCTGTGGCCGCGCGTGAGCCCCAAGAAGACCTGGGCCGGGGCGCTCGGCGGCTTTACGGCGAGCCTTGTGGTTGCGGGCGGTTTTGCGACTTGCGGGCTCGGAAAGTCGGTTCCGCTTCTGCTCGTCAGCGCCGCGCTGTCCGTGGTCTCGCAACTGGGCGATCTCTTCGAATCCGCCGTGAAGCGGCGCTTCGGCGTCAAGGATTCCAGTCACTTAATTCCCGGCCATGGCGGACTTTTGGACCGTCTGGACGGTTTTGTCGCTGCCATCCTGGTGGCATGGATTGTCGGCTTCCTACGCCATGGTGTGCATGGCGCCGGAAGCGGTCTTATGGTTTGGTGATGAGATGAGCGCAGTTCCTTTGCGTAACAACAAGGCTGCGGCGGCCGCCGCGCGCAGCGTGACCGTCCTCGGCGCCACCGGCTCGATCGGTGACAGCACGATGGACCTGTTGCGGTCAGCTCCCGAGCGCTACCGTGTCGAGGCGCTGACGGCGAACGGCAATGTCGCCGCGCTGGCAAAGCTCGCGAAAGAGTTTTCCGCGCGCTTCGTGGCCATCGCCGACACCTCCAAGCTTGCCGAGCTCAAGGCCGCGCTGGCCGGGACCGGGACCGAATGCGGCGCCGGCGAAAGCGCGGTGATCGAAGCCGCCGCGCGCCCGGCCGATTGGGTGATGGCGGCGGTGA
The DNA window shown above is from Bradyrhizobium sp. CB1650 and carries:
- the frr gene encoding ribosome recycling factor; protein product: MATGNFDINELKRRMQGATQSLKHELGGLRTGRASASMLDPVQVEAYGSHMPLNQLATVSVPEPRLISVQVWDKSMVKPVEKAIVDSNLGLSPATEGQVLRLRIPELNEERRKELVKVAHKYAEAAKVAVRHVRRDGLDVLKKLEKNHEMSEDDQERLANDVQKATDGTIAEIDQLLAAKEKEILTV
- a CDS encoding caspase domain-containing protein, which produces MRGTHKAFICFFLPILFIAVSGLVGPAQAQQEEKRIALVVGNGAYAKSPLATTANDAGLIAQTLQAAGFDVVGARDLDGDTLRKSFRDFIQKAQASGPGTVAMIYLAGYGVQLAGENYFIPVDSNITRDTDIPTEALRISDYVRQLAAIPLKANIVVLDAARAQSFIEGGQPIASGLALVEPEANMLIAFNAAPGTVAPEEPGPYGIYAQSLAEMIRTGGLSLPEVFDRVRLRVNEAGKGAQVPWDDQKISAQFSFFERAPDAPPPQAAPDQVAAIRNKPMRDLGVQDAYAAALERDTLPVYEEFLAAYPGDPLAKRVIAIVAARREAITWRRTYRTDTPEAYWSYLRRYPRGPHAADARRRLAILTAPAEPPPSFAMIDYDVPPPPPEEVVYVDRPVLYFSDPDFGFAPPPPPPVYYLPPPPPDFVELPPPLPVVGLFVLPQPVFVPIPVFVRPPVYVAPPPNNIIYQNIHNTTVINTVINRPPAPAPAAGSAAGPGSLAPAVAGRANPAGPAVPQAVAQRAALIQQGKAPMPPSAAIHPAARPGTPAPTPANVAPTAAPTAAPQTKLPAANTLPVPGAHGGPPAPVGAGALPNGRPAPTATAPSSNTPSAHPPGPATATAPAGTAATPTNHAAPGHPPGPATATAPAGTAVTTPGQPPKPGAQPPAAAGPADRAKAATREPTTAVPPPGAAGKPPAAAARPVVPPPVAREQVRPQNQRSAPPPQAARPAAPPPRPQAVARPTPPPPPPRVAPPPPARVAPPVAAARPAPPPVARPAPPPPAARPAPPPPPPHVAAAPPRPAAPPPRPAAPPPAAKKCPPNQPKC
- a CDS encoding carbonic anhydrase; amino-acid sequence: MCDKCSESLQHKLVPSRRSAMLFAASALGLAFTGRALAKETKTPPKPQNVLSPDAALKRLMEGNARYVDGVSRRHDFKHEREALVGGQNPFAAVLSCADSRIAPEYAFDTGRGDLFVCRVAGNFAGNETVASLEYAVAVLGAPLILVLGHESCGAVDATLKALKDNKQPPGHIPSLVDAIAPAARAAMQQGGDVLDKAMRQNVIDNVAKVKSAAPILNAATEQGKLKVVGGIYRLATGTVDLIAQG
- a CDS encoding 30S ribosomal protein S2, with translation MALPDFTMRQLLEAGVHFGHQSHRWNPKMAPFIFGTRNNIHIVDLAQTVPMLHQALQAVSDTVAKGGRILFVGTKRQAQDGVADAAKRCAQYFVNSRWLGGTLTNWKTISASIKRLRHLDEVLSSGEANSYTKKERLTLQRERDKLDRSLGGIKDMGGLPDMIFVIDTNKEDIAIQEAQRLNIPVAAIVDTNSDPKGITYVVPGNDDAGRAISLYCDLIARAAIDGISRAQGDSGVDIGASAQPLAEDLPTTGGFQGLAGPRGTADDLKKLPGVSGAIEKKFNDLGIFHFWQLAELDHDTAHKIGEEVGLPSRADAWVAKAKALTAEAE
- the pyrH gene encoding UMP kinase, which encodes MTDPVYRRVVIKLSGEYLAGQQGFGIDQPTVDRVADDLIAARHLGAEVAVVIGGGNIVRGVEVSSRGVSRPTGDTMGMLATMMNCLALEAAIERKGTPARTLSAFVMPEISELFTRTAAHKYLAEGRIVLLGGGTGNPFFTTDTTAVLRAAEIGAQAVLKATNVDGVYSADPKKDPAAKRFDRLTHSQAIEGGYKVMDATAFALARETSLPIIVFSIAEPGSIGAILRGVGHGTIVAG
- a CDS encoding isoprenyl transferase translates to MSNAAAPVTEGPDRSEAPAHVAIIMDGNGRWAAARGLPRAEGHRRGVEALRRVVRASHELGIRYLTIFSFSSENWSRPASEIGDLFGLLRRFIRNDLATLHRDGVKVRIIGEREGLDNDICALLNEAEELTRNNTRLTLVVAFNYGSRQEIAKAAQRLAREVAEGRRDPASIDAETLGARLDAPDIPDPDLIIRTSGEQRLSNFLMWQAAYSELVFVPIHWPDFDKAALEGAIAEFARRERRFGGLVAKTAS
- the tsf gene encoding translation elongation factor Ts; this translates as MATITAAMVKDLRESTGAGMMDCKAALTETNGDMEAAQDWLRKKGLSKAAKKSGRVAAEGLIGALTKGNKGVVVEVNSETDFVARNGQFQGLVKMIAQVAFDVGADVEKIKAAKVGDVTIEAAVNDAIATIGENMTLRRAASLEVSQGVVSSYVHGAVVEGAGKMGVIVALESSGKADELAVLGRQIAMHVAAANPLALDPAGLDPAVVKREKDVLADKYRQQGKPENVIEKIVESGLKTYYKEVCLLEQAFIHDTGKSVAQAVKEAEGKVGGPVKIAGFVRYALGEGIEKQESDFAAEVAAASGKK
- a CDS encoding phosphatidate cytidylyltransferase; protein product: MSERDAAPAGSTPASSNLVMRVAAAIVLAPLAIALAYAGGWLWAFLVTLVSIGLFAEWLMVVGAAAVALTASGTIVLAIMGFCVAFGALKAAVIIGFIGGAVIALLAAGKRVWAAAGFAYASAALLASILVRQDPVNGFVALMFVLLVVWATDIGGYFAGRGIGGPKLWPRVSPKKTWAGALGGFTASLVVAGGFATCGLGKSVPLLLVSAALSVVSQLGDLFESAVKRRFGVKDSSHLIPGHGGLLDRLDGFVAAILVAWIVGFLRHGVHGAGSGLMVW